The Spirosoma foliorum genome has a window encoding:
- a CDS encoding SusC/RagA family TonB-linked outer membrane protein produces MRKFYSILWSALLIMLPGYLLAQGQRITGRVTSAQDGQTLPGVNIVVKGTTNGVSTDANGNYSIVVPTGNATLVLSSIGLNTQEVAVGNRSVVNVVMQEALNELSQVVVTGYNTTQRKDITGSIASISSEKFKDIPVTSLDQALQGQAAGVQVTQSSGTPGGGISVRVRGNTSISASNRPLYIVDGVQVQSGALSSTDGYGGQNDNALALLNPNDIESIQVLKDASAKAIYGSRAANGVVLITTKRGKANQKTIITAEAQRGTTELVKRPSLLNSTQLLELQREAVINAGEDPDKQGLIKGVTDGVNTNWLDMVLRKGIYQQYQVSAQGGNERTRFYLSGNYRDEEGVLLNNRFSRMSGTMSIDHNATSKLSFGTNVTISRAVNHRVGGDNFLDGVYSGATRSLPYYSPYNEQGQLYGPSDANYPGFPNFNPVGEAVLPRQQVLTTKMLGGVYIQYEFLPNLRFRSKANVDYNSIIEDIYFPTGTATGGYSTNIGQQGYGEYDTRLVANFTSTNTLTYNTLINEKHRISALGGVEIIKRTNRGGSVIGKYFPSNDFTYITSAGVVNEGSSTLVFSGLFSGFGEVKYDYKEKYLVSVTGRYDGSSRFGPNKQFGFFPSGSVAWRISEEEFLSKTGFLNDLKLRASYGFTGNEQIGDFKFLGTWGATTYSGSSGLGPTALPNPNLQWERTREANIGLDASFFNGRLSATLDVYDNLTDRLLFNQPIPLTSGFSTVQGNIGKISNRGIELTINTVNINSNGLRWSTDLNLSRNENKVLELATTEPIYAGYQASGATATNVVLPGQPLGTFWGLKFLGVDPATGNAIYEDKNGDGRITPDDAQVIGNAQPKLFGGFTNRVSYKGFDLSIFFQFSYGNHVMNLTKQTSVNTGASLGFNQSTDALKRWQKEGDITSVPRYISGNTYNNYLSSRFVEDGSYLRLKNITLGYTLDKKWTSRVKLASVRAFVSATNLWTYTKYSGPDPELSTLDGSTTAQGIDFNTLPQVKNMTAGLSVTF; encoded by the coding sequence ATGAGAAAATTTTATAGTATTCTCTGGTCAGCTCTCCTGATTATGTTGCCCGGCTATCTATTGGCTCAGGGGCAGCGTATAACCGGTAGAGTTACATCTGCCCAAGATGGGCAGACCTTACCGGGCGTAAACATTGTTGTAAAGGGGACAACAAATGGAGTTAGCACCGATGCAAATGGGAATTACAGCATCGTTGTACCTACTGGCAACGCTACGCTGGTGCTGAGCTCTATTGGGCTTAATACGCAGGAAGTAGCAGTAGGCAACCGGTCTGTGGTGAACGTTGTCATGCAGGAAGCCCTGAATGAATTGAGTCAAGTTGTTGTAACCGGTTACAACACAACTCAACGCAAAGACATTACCGGCTCAATCGCATCTATTTCTTCCGAAAAATTCAAAGACATTCCCGTAACTAGTCTTGATCAGGCGCTACAGGGCCAGGCAGCTGGTGTGCAGGTAACACAGTCGTCGGGTACGCCTGGTGGTGGGATTTCGGTCCGGGTTCGGGGTAACACTTCCATCTCGGCTTCTAACCGGCCCTTATACATTGTCGACGGTGTGCAGGTGCAAAGCGGGGCTTTATCGTCAACAGACGGTTATGGTGGGCAGAACGATAATGCTTTAGCCCTGCTGAATCCCAACGATATCGAGTCAATACAAGTGTTGAAAGATGCCTCCGCCAAGGCCATTTACGGGTCACGGGCGGCCAATGGGGTTGTATTGATTACAACAAAGCGGGGGAAAGCTAATCAGAAAACGATCATTACAGCAGAAGCACAACGGGGTACAACCGAGTTGGTTAAACGCCCGAGCCTGTTGAATTCGACACAGTTGCTGGAGTTACAACGCGAAGCTGTTATCAACGCTGGTGAAGATCCGGATAAGCAGGGATTAATTAAAGGCGTTACCGATGGCGTCAATACAAACTGGCTGGACATGGTATTGCGGAAAGGAATTTATCAGCAATATCAGGTTTCGGCACAGGGGGGGAATGAGCGTACTCGCTTTTATCTAAGTGGTAACTATCGGGATGAGGAAGGCGTTTTGCTGAATAACCGATTTAGCCGAATGAGTGGCACCATGTCCATCGATCATAATGCCACCTCAAAATTGTCATTCGGTACAAACGTAACTATCTCGAGAGCTGTCAACCACCGAGTAGGGGGCGACAATTTTCTGGATGGCGTTTATTCGGGGGCTACCCGAAGCTTACCGTATTATTCTCCGTATAATGAGCAGGGTCAGTTATATGGCCCATCTGACGCCAACTATCCTGGATTTCCTAATTTTAACCCGGTGGGGGAGGCTGTTTTGCCCCGGCAACAAGTCTTGACAACAAAAATGTTGGGTGGCGTTTATATTCAGTACGAGTTTCTGCCTAACCTACGCTTTCGCTCGAAAGCCAATGTTGATTACAACAGCATTATTGAGGACATTTATTTTCCTACGGGTACAGCTACAGGAGGATACTCGACTAATATAGGGCAACAGGGTTATGGTGAGTATGACACCCGACTGGTAGCTAACTTTACAAGCACCAATACATTAACCTACAATACGCTTATTAACGAGAAGCATCGCATCAGCGCACTGGGTGGTGTAGAAATAATCAAGCGGACCAATCGGGGTGGATCGGTAATCGGGAAATACTTCCCAAGTAATGATTTTACCTATATTACTTCGGCTGGGGTTGTCAATGAGGGAAGCTCTACATTGGTGTTCAGTGGCCTTTTTTCTGGTTTTGGCGAGGTTAAATATGATTACAAAGAGAAGTACTTAGTCTCGGTAACTGGCCGATATGATGGATCTTCGCGCTTCGGGCCTAATAAGCAGTTTGGATTCTTCCCTTCAGGCTCCGTGGCCTGGCGGATCTCAGAAGAAGAATTCTTGTCGAAAACGGGTTTCCTGAATGATTTAAAGCTGAGGGCTAGTTACGGTTTTACCGGAAACGAACAAATTGGCGACTTTAAATTCCTGGGAACCTGGGGAGCAACTACCTACAGCGGCTCATCAGGGTTAGGGCCAACGGCGCTGCCAAACCCGAACTTACAATGGGAGCGGACTCGGGAAGCCAACATTGGTCTTGACGCGTCTTTCTTCAACGGGCGATTAAGTGCTACGCTTGATGTCTATGACAACCTCACCGATCGGCTTTTATTTAACCAGCCAATTCCGCTAACATCGGGCTTCAGTACGGTACAGGGTAATATTGGTAAGATTTCAAACCGAGGTATTGAGCTGACCATCAACACGGTCAATATCAACAGCAATGGCCTTCGCTGGAGTACAGACCTGAACTTGTCTCGTAATGAGAACAAAGTACTGGAATTAGCCACAACGGAGCCGATTTATGCGGGCTATCAGGCCAGTGGCGCTACGGCAACAAACGTGGTATTGCCAGGTCAGCCTCTTGGTACATTCTGGGGATTAAAATTCCTGGGAGTTGATCCCGCTACGGGCAATGCCATTTATGAAGATAAGAATGGCGATGGACGGATTACGCCCGATGATGCGCAGGTAATTGGCAATGCACAGCCAAAACTCTTTGGCGGTTTTACGAACCGGGTATCGTACAAAGGGTTTGATTTGAGTATTTTCTTTCAGTTTTCGTATGGTAACCATGTGATGAACCTCACGAAACAAACATCAGTCAATACGGGAGCATCCCTTGGGTTTAATCAAAGTACCGATGCGCTGAAACGATGGCAGAAAGAAGGCGATATTACCAGCGTACCTCGCTATATATCTGGAAATACCTATAACAACTATCTGAGCAGTCGATTTGTAGAAGATGGTTCGTACCTGCGCCTGAAAAATATAACCTTAGGGTATACCCTGGATAAAAAATGGACGAGTCGGGTAAAATTAGCCAGTGTGCGAGCGTTTGTGTCTGCTACCAACCTCTGGACGTATACGAAATACTCGGGCCCAGATCCAGAGCTTAGTACCCTGGACGGATCAACAACTGCTCAAGGTATCGACTTTAATACCTTGCCTCAGGTGAAAAATATGACTGCCGGTTTATCCGTAACGTTTTAA
- a CDS encoding RagB/SusD family nutrient uptake outer membrane protein, translating into MKRYIIRTTVLSFALVSLLGACKEQLDVKNPNQPTPSSASTETGVIALAQGSVYINGFRDGIKYSDGIPGYFWTGAVGFHELMADVVGEEAANVYGNQIGMPDAVTLDDGSKVLNPSSINTQIALIRTINTNANAGANPLFYEWGYMYNLNNSMNNVIDITNSTTFTNDASGAKKNTILAWAYWWKGFAYSRIGSMYYAGIINDKTGATNANYVAKEKIIDEATKNLDKAAALLTTIGSDANYIPTLTSLIPTFNQVGKGLPPTTDMWKRSINTLKARNILVNTTAATMTAAQWGQILTLTNDGVKSTDNIFTGRSTDNADFISAVNGSMAAKSTGTPGTVTYKISERLIQDFPTGDKRLTNNFTQLAAPALFNSDRGNSFNTRWQLVSGGKGQSGVVVLSNLNVGAYELTLASTYEENELMKAEAKIYTGDIAGGLTSIDAVRTFQGAGLATLSGLDLAGAKEELRKERRVGLVFRGLSFYDARRWEVITKGRTGAVVVDKAGKVNTNATITYNFLDYWDVPDNELAYNPAASGSAPVKNPK; encoded by the coding sequence ATGAAACGATATATAATAAGAACAACAGTTCTGTCCTTCGCTCTGGTTAGTTTACTGGGAGCCTGTAAGGAACAACTGGATGTCAAAAATCCGAACCAACCCACGCCATCCAGCGCGTCTACAGAAACTGGCGTAATTGCACTGGCTCAGGGTAGTGTTTACATTAATGGATTCCGGGATGGTATCAAATACAGTGACGGTATCCCCGGTTATTTCTGGACCGGTGCCGTTGGGTTCCACGAATTAATGGCCGACGTAGTGGGCGAAGAAGCCGCTAACGTGTATGGTAACCAGATTGGTATGCCAGACGCCGTTACGCTGGATGATGGCTCGAAAGTTCTGAACCCAAGCTCGATTAATACACAGATTGCGCTGATCCGTACAATCAACACGAATGCCAATGCGGGTGCCAACCCACTGTTTTACGAGTGGGGGTACATGTACAACCTGAACAATTCGATGAATAACGTAATTGATATTACGAATTCAACGACGTTCACCAATGATGCTTCTGGCGCTAAAAAGAATACGATTTTGGCCTGGGCTTACTGGTGGAAAGGCTTCGCCTATTCGCGGATTGGCTCGATGTATTATGCAGGTATTATCAATGACAAAACGGGTGCTACCAATGCAAACTACGTAGCGAAAGAGAAAATCATTGACGAAGCAACGAAGAACCTCGATAAGGCAGCTGCGCTGTTAACCACGATTGGTTCCGATGCAAATTATATACCGACACTTACCTCATTGATCCCAACGTTCAATCAGGTGGGCAAAGGTCTTCCGCCAACAACCGATATGTGGAAACGGAGCATCAATACGCTCAAAGCCCGCAACATTTTGGTTAATACTACAGCCGCTACGATGACGGCAGCGCAGTGGGGACAGATACTGACATTGACCAACGATGGCGTAAAATCGACGGACAATATCTTCACCGGCCGCTCGACCGACAACGCCGATTTCATCTCGGCTGTCAATGGTAGCATGGCTGCCAAATCGACGGGTACGCCAGGTACTGTTACCTATAAAATTAGCGAGCGCCTGATTCAGGATTTCCCGACAGGCGACAAACGGTTGACGAATAACTTTACCCAACTGGCGGCTCCTGCGCTGTTCAACTCCGACCGAGGTAACTCGTTTAACACCCGTTGGCAGTTAGTGAGTGGTGGTAAAGGTCAGTCTGGTGTGGTTGTGTTAAGCAACCTGAACGTGGGCGCTTACGAGCTAACCCTGGCCAGCACGTATGAAGAAAACGAATTGATGAAGGCCGAAGCGAAAATCTATACCGGCGATATTGCTGGCGGTTTGACCTCAATTGATGCCGTTCGTACATTCCAGGGCGCCGGTTTGGCTACCTTAAGCGGGTTGGATCTGGCTGGAGCGAAAGAAGAACTGCGCAAAGAGCGTCGGGTGGGTCTGGTTTTCCGTGGCCTATCGTTCTACGATGCCCGTCGTTGGGAAGTAATTACCAAAGGTCGGACAGGGGCTGTTGTTGTTGATAAAGCGGGTAAGGTTAACACCAATGCCACGATCACCTACAATTTCCTTGATTATTGGGATGTCCCCGACAACGAATTAGCTTATAATCCTGCCGCTTCGGGAAGTGCTCCAGTGAAGAATCCAAAGTAA